From one Malus sylvestris chromosome 1, drMalSylv7.2, whole genome shotgun sequence genomic stretch:
- the LOC126630214 gene encoding uncharacterized protein LOC126630214: MSGPSDRRFDLNLVEEAAPPSPDNIWRPSFVSPTGPLTVGDSVMKNDMTAAVVARNLLTPKDNRLLSKRSDELAVKDSLALSVQCAGSVSNMAQRLFARTRQVESLAAEVMSLKQEIRGLKHENKQLHRLAHDYATNMKRKLDQMKETDGQVLLDHQRFVGLFQRHLLPSSSGAVPRNEAPNDQPLMPPPSRVLSSTEAPNDPPPVPSLSGALPTAETSPKQPL, encoded by the coding sequence atgtctggcccctccgaccgtcgttttgacttgaaccttgttgaagaggcagccccgccttctccagacaacatatggcgcccatccttcgtctcccctactggtcctcttaccgttggggattccgtgatgaagaatgatatgaccgctgcggtggtggccaggaaccttctcactcccaaagataacagactactttccaaacggtctgatgagttagctgttaaggattcgctggctctcagtgttcagtgtgcaggttctgtgtctaatatggcccaacgcctatttgctcgaacccgccaagttgaatcattggcggctgaagtgatgagtctcaaacaggagattagagggctcaagcatgagaataaacagttgcaccggctcgcacatgactatgctacaaacatgaagaggaagcttgaccagatgaaggaaactgatggtcaggttttacttgatcatcagagatttgtgggtttgttccaaaggcatttattgccttcgtcttctggggctgtaccgcgtaatgaagctccaaatgatcaacctctgatgcctcctccttctagggttctgtccagtactgaggctccaaatgatccccctccggtgccttctctttctggggctctaccgactgctgagacttctcctaagcaacctttgtga
- the LOC126630241 gene encoding acid phosphatase 1-like, which yields MADFAFLIYYLPRFFTCTHKIFFDLLQYPESNFPKFIQIRSLSPPTTMNFLKIFLLFSLLPVAFSHETFDSRLLPRPLILEYPDIAETHFNDLENELRLHCDSWRFSVEANNVDTWKTIPEECAGYVKDYLTGRAYAFDLERVSKEAGVYAKSVELNGDGKDVWIFDIDDTLLSNLPYYADHGYGLEVFDTVEFDKWVEKAMAPAIKSSLKLYEEVLSLGFKVFLLTGRTEGKRKVTVENLNNAGFREWHKLILRSADDHEKLAIIYKSEKRSEMEKEGYRLLGNSGDQWSDLLGTSVGLRSFKLPNPMYYIP from the exons ATGGCAGATTTCGCTTTCCTCATATATTATCTCCCTCGATTTTTCACATGTACCCACAAAATCTTCTTCGATCTTCTCCAATACCCAGAATCTAATTTCCCCAAATTCATACAAATTCGCAGTCTTTCTCCACCGACCACCATGaactttttgaaaattttccttcttttttccctGCTTCCGGTTGCGTTTTCTCACGAGACCTTCGACTCCCGCCTCCTGCCGCGGCCGTTGATCCTCGAATACCCGGACATCGCCGAGACCCACTTCAATGATTTGGAGAATGAGCTCAGATTACACTGCGACAGCTGGAGATTTTCTGTGGAGGCAAACAATGTCGATACCTGGAAAACAATCCCGGAGGAGTGTGCCGGGTATGTCAAGGATTACTTGACGGGTCGGGCTTACGCATTCGATCTCGAAAGGGTGTCTAAGGAGGCTGGGGTTTATGCCAAGAGTGTTGAATTGAATGGCGACGGGAAGGATGTGTGGATTTTCGACATTGATGACACTTTGCTTTCCAACCTTCCCTATTATGCTGACCATGGTTATGG CTTGGAGGTGTTTGATACGGTGGAGTTTGATAAGTGGGTTGAGAAGGCCATGGCACCTGCTATAAAATCCAGCTTGAAACTCTATGAAGAGGTCTTGAGTTTGGGTTTTAAGGTTTTCTTGCTCACGGGGCGCACCGAAGGGAAAAGGAAGGTTACCGTTGAGAATCTGAACAATGCAGGATTCCGAGAATGGCATAAGCTTATTTTGAG GTCCGCTGATGACCACGAGAAATTGGCGATAATTTACAAGTCCGAAAAGAGGAGTGAGATGGAAAAGGAGGGATATAGACTACTTGGGAATTCCGGAGACCAGTGGAGTGATTTACTGGGCACCTCAGTCGGCCTCCGCTCGTTCAAGCTTCCAAATCCTATGTATTACATTCCGTGA
- the LOC126630248 gene encoding uncharacterized protein LOC126630248, which yields MSGPSDRRFDLNLGEETATPSPDNIWRPSFISPTGPLTVGDSVMKNDMTAAVVARNLLTPKDNRLLSKRSDELAVKDSLALSVQCAGSVSNMAQRLFARTRQVESLAAEVMSLKQEIRGLKHENKQLHRLAHDYATNMKRKLDQMKESDGKVLLDHQRFVGLFQRHLLPSSSGAVPGNEASNDEPPMPPPSGVLSSTEAPDNHPPVLSLSGALPIAETSPKQPL from the coding sequence atgtctggaccctccgaccgtcgttttgacttgaaccttggagaagagacagccacgccttctccagacaacatatggcgcccatccttcatatcccctactggtcctcttaccgttggggattctgtgatgaagaatgatatgaccgctgcagtggtggccaggaaccttctcactcccaaagataatagactactttccaaacggtctgatgagttggctgttaaggactctctggctcttagtgttcagtgtgcaggttctgtgtctaatatggcccaacgcctatttgctagaacccgccaagttgaatcattggctgctgaagtgatgagtctcaaacaggagattagagggctcaagcatgagaataagcagttgcaccggctcgcccatgactatgctacaaacatgaagaggaagcttgaccagatgaaggaatctgatggtaaggttttacttgatcatcagcggtttgtgggtttgttccaaaggcatttattgccttcgtcctctggggctgtacctggtaatgaagcttcaaatgatgaacctccaatgcctcctccttctggggttttgtcaagtactgaggctccggataaccaccctccggtgctttctctttctggggctctaccgattgctgagacttcccctaagcaacctttgtga